Sequence from the Amycolatopsis sp. NBC_00345 genome:
AGATTGCGCCCGAAGTAGTCCGGAAAGGACATGGCCGCCGCGATCGCGTCCAGGATGCCCGGCTTGTCGAGCGTCCGGCTCCCGTCGACGTAGTGCGGGTAGGCGCCCCGCGCGAAGGCGTCGTCCGCGGCGGCCTTCGCCTCGCTGCCCGCCGTCATCGGCTCGGGTCCACGACGACGAACGACGCGTAGTGGTCGCCGGTGTAGAACAGCTCTTTCGCCTGGCCCGTGACGAGCCGGCGCGGGCCGCGGTCCTGGCTTTTCGGCGTTTTCACGGTGTACTCGTGGTAGTAGCCGGACTGCTTGCGCGGCAACACTTTCTCGCGATTCTCGAAGACGACGTCGTCGTTGCGGGGATACGGGTACGGCCCACCGGACTGGATCAGCTTCCACGTGTCCCGCGCCTGCGAAGGCAGGGTGGACAGCGCCTCGACGCGCAGCCCGGAGTCGGCGCCGGGCAGCTTCGCCCCGGACGCGCCACCGCTGACCGAGCTGGGCGAAGCCGGCGCCGAGGACGAAGAGGACCCGTCGACGGCGTTCTTGACCAGCCAGCCCCCGAACACCAGCACGAGGAGACCGACGAGTGCGGCGGTGATCCGCCTACGGTTGACCATGGTGCGCCAGCTTAGGAGGAGCGGCCGGGGCCGTCGTCGTCGCGGGCCGGGCCGAACCAGTGCGACAGCCGGCCCACCAGCTTGTCGATGGCCCAGGCGGCGAGCAGGCACAGCGGCACCACCACGACCATGACCAGCACGAACTGCACCGGGAACCACGCCTGGGCGAGCCACAGCTCGACCCCGTCCCACCAGTCGGCCAGCCCGTTGAACACGAGTGTGAGCCTACGCGCGCTGTGCTGCGTCGGCGCGCCCAGGGGCGGTAGGTTGCAGGCATGTTCGCCGTTTATGCGAAGGAACCCAACGCCGATTCCCCGCTCGACTCGCTGGTCGTCGGCGAACGGCCGGAGCCCGAGGTGCCCGAAGGCTGGGTCCGCGTGCACGTCAAGGCCGCGAGCCTCAACATGCACGACCTGTGGACGCTGCGCGGGGTCGGGATCAAGCCGGAGCAGTTCCCGATGATCCTCGGCTGCGACGGCGCCGGGACCCTCGACGACGGCTCCGAGGTCGTCATCCACGCCGTGGTGAACGCCCCCGGCTGGCAGGGCGACGACACCCTGGACCCGAAGCGGACGCTGCTCACCGAGAAGCACCAGGGCACGATCGCCGACCAGGTGATCGTCCCGGCCCGCAACGTCGTGCCGAAGCCGGCCGGGCTGAGCTTCGCCGAAGCCGCCACCATGGGCACCGCCTGGCTCACCGCGTACCGGATGCTGTTCGTGAAGTCCGGGCTCCGCCCCGGCCAGACGATGCTGGTGCAGGGCGCTTCCGGCGGGGTGTCGACCGCGCTGATCGCGCTCGGCCGCGCCGCCGGGTTCCGCGTCTGGGTCACCGGCCGCAGCGAGGACAAGCGCGCGCTGGCCGAGAGCGTCGGCGCGCACCGGACGTTCGAGTCCGGCGCGCGGCTGCCGGAGCGGGTCGACGCGGTGTTCGAGACCGTCGGCAAGGCCACCTGGTCGCACACGCTCAAGTCGCTCAAGCCGGGCGGCATCGTCGTCGTGTCGGGCTCCACCAGCGGGCCGGACCCGGCGGCGGACCTGCAGCGGGTGTTCTTCCTCCAGCTGCGCATCGCCGGCTCCACCATGGGCACCCGCGACGAGCTCGCGGACCTGCTGAGCTACCTCGACCTGAAGGGCATCAAGCCCCACATCGGCAGCGAGCTGCCCTTCGAGGCCGCGGCCCAGGGGTTCCGCACGATGCTCGACGGGGAGACCGCGGGCAAGATCGTCTTCACGCGCTGAGTCACCGAACGCGCCCTGGCCTGAGCCCGGCTTCCACCGATGGCCCAGGCCAGGGGCCTTTTACGCGACGTTTCGTGAACCGTCAACACCCCGAGTTCGCAATCGGCTTGTTACCCCCGAAGTTCCACCAGAAGTCGACCTTCGGCGGTTAACCTGTAAGACATGACCGCGACGAAGCGGCCCGCACCCGCTGTCCGCGGCGGCCGGCCCAGCAGCGAACCGGACCCGATCCGGGTCTCCTTCCGGCGTTTCGCCGGGGTGCGCACCCGCGTGCTCGAGGTGGGCCCGCCCGTGGCCGAGGCCGAGGCACCCAAGCGCACCCGCAAACGCCCGGCCGACAAGCCACGCGCGCCCCGGCTCGTCCTCCTCCACGGCTACTGCGACAGCGCCGACACCTGGCGTCCCGTGCTGGCCGAATTCGCCGCGGCGGGCGTCGCCGCGATCGCGGTGGACCTGCCCGGCTTCGGCGACGCGCAGCCGCTGCGGCCCGGCCCGATCCTGCCGCAGCTCGACGCCTTCACCGCCGCGGTGGTGCGCGAGCAGGCCGTGCTCGGCTCGGTGGTGCTGGCGGGCAACTCCCTCGGCGGCACGATGAGCCTGCGGGCGGCGCAGAACCCGCGGCTGCCGATCGCGGGCGTCGTCTCGATCGCCGCGCCCGGGTTCGTCGACTCGTGGCTGGTCCGCACTGTCGCGCGCAACCCGTTGCCGCTGCGCCTGTTCTCCGCGCTGCCCGTGCCCGTGCCGGGCTTCGTGGTCCGCGCGGTGGCCGAGCAGGTCGTCCCGCGGCTGCTGTACGCCGACGCGGCCGCGGCCGACGTCAGCCAGGTCCGGCGCTTCACCACGCTCTTCCCCGACTACCGCGCCACCACCAGCCGGCTCGAGGAGGCCCGTCAGCTCGTCGCCGAGCTGGCGGACGCCTACCAGCTCGACCGCGTCCAGGTGCCGCTGCTCGTGGTGGCCTGTGGCAAGGACAAGCTGGTCACGTCGGCGTCCGGGCGCCAGCTGCACACGCTGGTCCCGCACAGCCGGCTGCTGGTGCGCGAGGACTGGGGCCACTGCCCGCAGCTCGACGACCCGCCGGAGATCGCGGAGCTGCTCACGTTCTTCGCGGCCGGCGCGATCCGCATGACGGGCGCGAAGGACCAGCCCGGCACCCCGGCGGTCGCGAGTGAGGACACCGCGGCGGGCTGAACGGGCATCATCGGCGCCGTCACAGTCCGGCATCGATGACATAGGGGACACCGCCTAGTACGGTGCGCTGCCAGAGCCCGTTGACCCGGGCTCTCTTCGCAACCGTATGAGGAGACACCGATGTCCGCTCCCCGCATCCTGGGCACAGGCTCCGGGATATTCCGGCGCAAACCCATCGAGGAAATCGACACCAGCGCCGCCGGCGGTCTGCAACGGACGCTCGGTCTTCGCCAGCTGACGGCGATCGGCGTCGGCGGCATCATCGGCGCCGGGATCTTCTCGCTCGCGGGCGCGGTCGCCAACAAGACCGCGGGCCCGGCCGTGCTGATCTCGTTCCTGATCGCGGGCATCGCGAGCGCGGCGGCCGCGTTCTCCTACGCCGAGTTCGCCGGGCTCATCCCGCGCGCCGGCTCGGCGTACACCTACGGCTACGCGGTGCTCGGCGAGATCGTCGGCTGGTTCATCGGCTGGGACCTGCTGCTGGAGTACACCGCGATCGTGTCGGTGGTGGCCATCGGCATCTCGGGCTACTTCAACGACCTGCTCGGCTTCCTGCACGTCTCGCTGCCACAGTGGATGCTCGGCGCGCCCGGGACGGAACCCGACGGGGTCGCGTCCGGCTCCTACAAGGTGAACCTGTTCGCGGTGCTGCTGTGCCTGATCATCGCGTTCGTCCTCAACCAGGGCATGAAGAACGCCGCGCGGTTCGAGACGCTGCTGGTGTACCTCAAGGTCGCGCTCGTGCTGCTGGTGATCGTGGTCGGCGCGTTCCACATCAAGACGGGCAACTACAGCAACTTCTTCCCGTTCGGCCTCAGCGGCGCGTTCACCGGCGCCGCGACGGTGTTCTTCGCCGTTTTCGGGTATGACGCGATGTCCACCGCCGCCGAGGAGTCGAAGGACTCCCAGAAGCACATGCCGAAGGCGATCCTGTACTCGCTGGCGATCTCGATGGTGCTGTACGTGCTGGCCTGCCTGGTGCTCACCGGCATGGTGAACTTCAAGGACATCGACCCGGAAAGCGCGTTCTCCAGTGCTTTCGCGTCCGTCGGCCTGGGCTGGCTGGGCGCGGTGATCGCGGTCGGCGCCATCATCGGCATCCTGACCGTGCTGTTCACCTTCCTGATGGGCGCCACCCGAGTCGGCTTCTCCATGAGCCGCGACGGCCTGCTGCCGAAGTGGTTCTCCGGCACCCACAAGGTGCGCCAGGTGCCGCACCGGATGACCTGGGTCCTCGGCATCGCGTCCGCGGTCATCGCCGGCGTGCTGCCCATCGAGGAGGCCGCGGAGCTGACCAACATCGGCATCCTGCTGGCGTTCGTGGTGGTCTGCATCGCGGTGGTCGTGCTGCGGTACAAGCGCCCCGAACTGCCCCGCACGTTCAAGACGCCGGGCATGCCGGTGGTGCCGATCATCGGCGTGGTGTTCTCGCTCTGGCTGATCACGTTCCTCCAGTGGCAGACCTGGCTCCGCTTCGCCATCTGGTTCGTCATCGGCATGGTCATCTACTTCGGCTACAGCCGGCGGCACTCGGTGCTGAACCGCCCGGCGGAATCGGAGACGGGGTCTGAGTCCACTTCGGACTGACGTCTTCTGCCTGCTTTGGCGGGGAAGGGCCGCCCTCGGAGTTTCCGAGGGCGGCCTTTTCCGTCTGTGTGGTCGAGCCGCGCTCGCCTCTCGCCGCACAAGCAAGGCAAGTCGCACTCGCCCGGCACGCGGGTTGGGCGGGCCGCGTTCGTCCCGGCAGGTCAGCGGAGGCGGTCGAGCCGTTCGGCGGCGGTGCGGGCCTCGCCGCGGAGGCGTTCGAAGATCGAGGCCGCCGAGCCCTCGGTGGTGAGGGGGTAGGTCTGGCCGGCCCACAGGGACATCGCCTCGGGGTCGTCGGCCTTGGCCGCGGCCGCGCGGATCGGCTTGCTCAGGTGGTGCAGCTGCGGGTACGCGGCCGGCGCGTGGGCGGACAGGTCGCTCAGCACGCGGTTCACCAGGCCCCGCGCGGGGCGGCCGCTGAACGCGCGCGTGAACGCCGTCGCCCGGTTCGCCTCGGCCAGCACGCGACGGTACGGGCCCGCCGTCCCGGCCTCGTCCGCCTGCAGGAACACCGTGCCCAGCTGCGCGGCGGAAGCCCCGGCGGCGAGCACGGCCGCGACGTCGGCACCGTGCACCAGCCCGCCCGTCGCGATCAGCGGGAGGCTCGTGCGCGCACCGATCAACCGCAGCAGCGCGAGCAGGCCGTACTGCTCGCCGCCCGCCGGAACGGTCGCGTCGTCGGTGAACAGCCCGCGGTGCCCGCCCGCCTCGAAACCCTGTACCACCAACGCATCTGCGCCGCGCGCGGCCGCGAGGTCGGCCTCCTCCGGGCTGGTCACCGTGACCGCGACCCGGCTGCCGGCCTCGTGCACCCGGTGCACCTCCGCCGACGTCGGCGCCCCGAAGGTGAACGACACCACCGGCACCCGCCGCGCCACCACCAGATCGAGCTTGGCCGCGTACTCGTCGTCGTCCCAGCGCGGCTCCCCCGGCTCGACGCCGTAACGCAGCGCCTCGGTCAGCATCCGCTCGCGGTGCGCCGTGAGGTCCACCACCGAACGACTGCCCGGCACGAACAGGTTGACGCCGAACCGCCCGCCCGTCAGGTGCGCGGTGTGGGCGATCTTGGCCTCCAGCGTCTCCGCCGCGAGGTACCCCGCGGCGAGGAACCCGAAGCCACCGGCCGCGGTGACCGCGGCGACCAGCTCGGGCGTGGTGGGACCGCCCGCCATCGGCGCCACGATCACCGGGAAATCGAGATCTTCGAACATGCCCGCGAGCCTAGCCCGCGGCACGAAACGGGCATCTGCCCCTAGATTCCCCTGCGGGCTGGCCCACACCTCGCGCCATCGACAGCGAACCGAAGCGCTGCTTGTTTCCCTTCCAGCCACCGAGAACCGGCCATGCCGAGGGTGCCGGCGGGTTAGGCTGCGTCATGACCGCTGACCTCGAGCACACCCGCGCGCTCGCCCTGCAGGAGAACGGGCTCGCGACCATCGCCACCGTCCGGGCGGACGGCACCGTGCACGCGTCGATCGTCAACGCCGGCCTGATCGACGACCCGGTGACCGGCGCCCCGTCCATCGGGTTCGTCGCCCGCGGGGACGCGCACAAACTGACGCTGCTGCGCCGCGCCGGCCACGCGACGATCACCTTCCGCCGCGGCTGGGACTGGGCCTCGGTAACCGGCGCGACCCACGTGATCGGCCCGGACGACCCGGACCCGGCCTTCGACCCGGCCGGCCTGCCGGAACTGCTGCGCACGGTCTTCAAAGCCGCCACTGGCACCCACGACGACTGGGCCGAGTACGACCGCGTGATGGCCACCGAACGCCGCGCGGCCGTTTTCGTCAGCGCGGACCGGATCATCCGCAACCGCTGAGCCCACAGGGACACCAAGACGCGCCAGGACGCGCGGACCGGACCGGCGATCCCCCGCTCGCCATGGCTTCCCTGTGCCATGCCCGTCGTGTCCGGCCCACGCAGCCCGGCATGGCATGGCACAGGGAAGCCATCACACCTCGCGAAACCCCTGAACCGACCGTCCACACAACACAACACCACGGCCCCACCAGCACACCCGGAGACAGCTCCGCACGGCGGGCGCACCCCCACCGCAGCCGCCCTCAGACGAGACGGCCCAGCAGTTCCGAGGGCACCACACGGACCGGAAATGGTTTCCGGGCCTCGAAAACCTCGTCCACCGCGGCCTTCGCCACCTGCTGGTAGACGCCGTCGCCGTCCAGTTCGAACACTGCCAGCGCCGGTTCCCCCGGGTCGACGACCCAGTAGCTCGGCACGCCGAGGCGCTCGTAGACGGCCTTTTTCGTGTTGAGGTCGTGGATGGCGGTGCTGGGCGAGAGCACCTCGACCGCGAGCACCGGTGGCTCCGGGAGGTCCAGTTCGGTGAAGCCCTCGTCGCGCCCGACCAGCAGGTCGGGCTGCAGCTCTAGATGGTCTCCGATGCGTACCGCGAACGGTGCCCCGGCGACGAAGTACCCGAGCGGACAGGCCTCGTCGAGCACGGGGTACAGCCGGTAGGCGATGGTCTGGTGTCTCAGCCCGGGTGCGGGGCTCACGACCAGCACCCCGTCGATGAGCTCACGGCGGCGGCCGTCATCCGGCGTCTCCTCGAGGTCGTGCACCGTCATGGGGCCCGCCCCCTCGGGGCGCCGGGTATCCGTCATGACCGTCATGGTGCTCTCCTTTCGTCGGTCACACCAGAGGAGACCAAGAGGCACCGACAAGAAAGCCGCCCGCGGGCCGGCGGGCGGCTTCCTTCACTCGAACGTGTGAGCGAACGCGTTATTTCTTGCTCTTGCCGGTGTCCTCAGTGGACAGTGCCGCGACGAACGCCTCCTGCGGCACCTCCACGCGGCCCACGGTCTTCATCCGCTTCTTGCCTTCCTTCTGCTTCTCCAGCAGCTTCCGCTTCCGCGAGATGTCACCGCCGTAACACTTCGCCAGCACGTCCTTGCGGATCGCGCGGATGGTCTCGCGCGCGATGATCCGCGAGCCCACCGCCGCCTGGATCGGGACCTCGAACTGCTGGCGCGGGATCAGCTGGCGCAGCCGCGTCGCCATCCGGTTGCCGTACGCGTACGCGGCGTCCTTGTGCACGATGGCGGAGAAAGCGTCCACCGTCTCGCCCTGCAGCAGGATGTCGACCTTCACCAGCTCCGACGGCTGCTCGCCCGCCTCTTCGTAGTCCAGCGACGCGTAGCCGCGCGTACGCGACTTCAGCGTGTCGAAGAAGTCGAAGATGATTTCCGCGAGCGGCAGGTTGTAGCGCAGCTCCACGCGGTCCTCGGACAGGTAGTCCATGCCGAGCAGCTGGCCGCGCTTGGTCTGGCACAGCTCCATGATCGTGCCGACGAACTCCGCCGGCGCCAGGATGCTCACCTTGGACACCGGCTCGTACACGTCCGCGATCTTCAGCCCGGTCGGCCAGTCCGACGGGTTGGTGACCACGACCTCGCTGCGGTCCTCCAGCACCACCCGGTACACGACGTTCGGCGCCGTGGAGATCAGGTCGAGGCCGAACTCGCGCTCCAGCCGGTCGCGCGTGATCTCCAGGTGCAGCAGGCCGAGGAAGCCGCAGCGGAAGCCGAAGCCCAGCGCCACGGACGTCTCCGGCTCGTAGGCCAGCGCGGCGTCGTTCAGCTGCAGCTTCTCCAGCGCCTCGCGCAGCTCCGGGTAGTCCGAGCCGTCGACCGGGTACAGCCCGGAGTAGACCATCGGCTTCGGCTCGCGGTAGCCCGCCAGCGCCTCGGTCGCGCCGTGGCGCTCGGACGTGACGGTGTCGCCGACCTTCGACTGGCGGACGTCCTTCACCCCGGTGATCAGGTAGCCCACCTCGCCGACGCCGAGGCCCTTGCTGGGCTTCGGCTCGGGCGAGATGATCCCGACCTCCAGCAGCTCGTGCGTGGCGCCGGTGGACATCATCCGGATCTTTTCGCGCGGCGTGATCTTGCCGTCGACCACCCGGATGTAGGTCACGACGCCGCGGTAGGTGTCGTAGACCGAGTCGAAGATCATCGCCCGCACGGGCGCGTCGGAGTCGCCGACCGGCGCCGGGACCTGCTTGACGACCTCGTCGAGCAGCGGGCCGACGCCCACGCCGGTCTTCGCCGAGACCCGCAGCACGTCGCCCGGCTCGCAGCCGATGATGTGCGCGATCTCGCCCGCGTACTTGTCC
This genomic interval carries:
- a CDS encoding amino acid permease, coding for MSAPRILGTGSGIFRRKPIEEIDTSAAGGLQRTLGLRQLTAIGVGGIIGAGIFSLAGAVANKTAGPAVLISFLIAGIASAAAAFSYAEFAGLIPRAGSAYTYGYAVLGEIVGWFIGWDLLLEYTAIVSVVAIGISGYFNDLLGFLHVSLPQWMLGAPGTEPDGVASGSYKVNLFAVLLCLIIAFVLNQGMKNAARFETLLVYLKVALVLLVIVVGAFHIKTGNYSNFFPFGLSGAFTGAATVFFAVFGYDAMSTAAEESKDSQKHMPKAILYSLAISMVLYVLACLVLTGMVNFKDIDPESAFSSAFASVGLGWLGAVIAVGAIIGILTVLFTFLMGATRVGFSMSRDGLLPKWFSGTHKVRQVPHRMTWVLGIASAVIAGVLPIEEAAELTNIGILLAFVVVCIAVVVLRYKRPELPRTFKTPGMPVVPIIGVVFSLWLITFLQWQTWLRFAIWFVIGMVIYFGYSRRHSVLNRPAESETGSESTSD
- a CDS encoding pyridoxamine 5'-phosphate oxidase family protein, encoding MTADLEHTRALALQENGLATIATVRADGTVHASIVNAGLIDDPVTGAPSIGFVARGDAHKLTLLRRAGHATITFRRGWDWASVTGATHVIGPDDPDPAFDPAGLPELLRTVFKAATGTHDDWAEYDRVMATERRAAVFVSADRIIRNR
- the lepA gene encoding translation elongation factor 4, producing the protein MEGGQPRTTFPRTTRVTAPKTFADTTFTPPELIRNFCIIAHIDHGKSTLADRMLQLTGVVEERAMRAQYLDRMDIERERGITIKAQNVRLPWQVDGQNHVLHMIDTPGHVDFTYEVSRALEACEGAILLVDAAQGIEAQTLANLYLALENNLTIIPVLNKIDLPSADPDKYAGEIAHIIGCEPGDVLRVSAKTGVGVGPLLDEVVKQVPAPVGDSDAPVRAMIFDSVYDTYRGVVTYIRVVDGKITPREKIRMMSTGATHELLEVGIISPEPKPSKGLGVGEVGYLITGVKDVRQSKVGDTVTSERHGATEALAGYREPKPMVYSGLYPVDGSDYPELREALEKLQLNDAALAYEPETSVALGFGFRCGFLGLLHLEITRDRLEREFGLDLISTAPNVVYRVVLEDRSEVVVTNPSDWPTGLKIADVYEPVSKVSILAPAEFVGTIMELCQTKRGQLLGMDYLSEDRVELRYNLPLAEIIFDFFDTLKSRTRGYASLDYEEAGEQPSELVKVDILLQGETVDAFSAIVHKDAAYAYGNRMATRLRQLIPRQQFEVPIQAAVGSRIIARETIRAIRKDVLAKCYGGDISRKRKLLEKQKEGKKRMKTVGRVEVPQEAFVAALSTEDTGKSKK
- a CDS encoding NAD(P)H-dependent flavin oxidoreductase; this encodes MFEDLDFPVIVAPMAGGPTTPELVAAVTAAGGFGFLAAGYLAAETLEAKIAHTAHLTGGRFGVNLFVPGSRSVVDLTAHRERMLTEALRYGVEPGEPRWDDDEYAAKLDLVVARRVPVVSFTFGAPTSAEVHRVHEAGSRVAVTVTSPEEADLAAARGADALVVQGFEAGGHRGLFTDDATVPAGGEQYGLLALLRLIGARTSLPLIATGGLVHGADVAAVLAAGASAAQLGTVFLQADEAGTAGPYRRVLAEANRATAFTRAFSGRPARGLVNRVLSDLSAHAPAAYPQLHHLSKPIRAAAAKADDPEAMSLWAGQTYPLTTEGSAASIFERLRGEARTAAERLDRLR
- a CDS encoding Uma2 family endonuclease, which codes for MTVMTDTRRPEGAGPMTVHDLEETPDDGRRRELIDGVLVVSPAPGLRHQTIAYRLYPVLDEACPLGYFVAGAPFAVRIGDHLELQPDLLVGRDEGFTELDLPEPPVLAVEVLSPSTAIHDLNTKKAVYERLGVPSYWVVDPGEPALAVFELDGDGVYQQVAKAAVDEVFEARKPFPVRVVPSELLGRLV
- a CDS encoding ribonuclease domain-containing protein gives rise to the protein MVNRRRITAALVGLLVLVFGGWLVKNAVDGSSSSSAPASPSSVSGGASGAKLPGADSGLRVEALSTLPSQARDTWKLIQSGGPYPYPRNDDVVFENREKVLPRKQSGYYHEYTVKTPKSQDRGPRRLVTGQAKELFYTGDHYASFVVVDPSR
- a CDS encoding alpha/beta fold hydrolase; translated protein: MTATKRPAPAVRGGRPSSEPDPIRVSFRRFAGVRTRVLEVGPPVAEAEAPKRTRKRPADKPRAPRLVLLHGYCDSADTWRPVLAEFAAAGVAAIAVDLPGFGDAQPLRPGPILPQLDAFTAAVVREQAVLGSVVLAGNSLGGTMSLRAAQNPRLPIAGVVSIAAPGFVDSWLVRTVARNPLPLRLFSALPVPVPGFVVRAVAEQVVPRLLYADAAAADVSQVRRFTTLFPDYRATTSRLEEARQLVAELADAYQLDRVQVPLLVVACGKDKLVTSASGRQLHTLVPHSRLLVREDWGHCPQLDDPPEIAELLTFFAAGAIRMTGAKDQPGTPAVASEDTAAG
- a CDS encoding zinc-binding dehydrogenase; its protein translation is MFAVYAKEPNADSPLDSLVVGERPEPEVPEGWVRVHVKAASLNMHDLWTLRGVGIKPEQFPMILGCDGAGTLDDGSEVVIHAVVNAPGWQGDDTLDPKRTLLTEKHQGTIADQVIVPARNVVPKPAGLSFAEAATMGTAWLTAYRMLFVKSGLRPGQTMLVQGASGGVSTALIALGRAAGFRVWVTGRSEDKRALAESVGAHRTFESGARLPERVDAVFETVGKATWSHTLKSLKPGGIVVVSGSTSGPDPAADLQRVFFLQLRIAGSTMGTRDELADLLSYLDLKGIKPHIGSELPFEAAAQGFRTMLDGETAGKIVFTR